In the genome of Streptomyces racemochromogenes, one region contains:
- a CDS encoding lytic polysaccharide monooxygenase auxiliary activity family 9 protein, translated as MRSFRMPSWPTNPTRPGRPSRSVRVGAAATAGLGLLAGAALFGAPSASGHGYTDTPISRQKLCANRTVSDCGPIQWEPQSVEGYKGFPAAGPADGKICAGGHAEFAQLDDPRGGNWPATRVNSGQPFDFRWQFTANHSTTDFRYYVTKNGWDPTRPLTRASLDPQPFLVVPYNGGRPDMTTIHRGSMPAGKSGRHMILAVWTVNDTPMAFYACSDVQF; from the coding sequence ATGCGTTCCTTCCGCATGCCCTCATGGCCCACGAACCCCACGCGCCCCGGACGCCCCTCGCGCTCCGTGCGCGTCGGCGCGGCCGCGACGGCCGGTCTCGGCCTCCTCGCCGGCGCCGCCCTGTTCGGTGCGCCCAGCGCCAGCGGCCACGGCTACACCGACACCCCCATCAGCCGCCAGAAGCTCTGTGCCAACAGGACGGTCTCCGACTGCGGACCCATCCAGTGGGAACCGCAGAGCGTCGAGGGCTACAAGGGCTTCCCGGCGGCCGGTCCCGCCGACGGGAAGATATGCGCCGGCGGTCACGCCGAGTTCGCCCAGCTCGACGACCCGCGCGGCGGCAACTGGCCCGCGACCCGCGTGAACTCCGGCCAGCCCTTCGACTTCCGCTGGCAGTTCACCGCGAACCACTCCACCACCGACTTCAGGTACTACGTCACCAAGAACGGCTGGGACCCGACCAGGCCCCTCACCCGGGCCTCCCTCGACCCGCAGCCCTTCCTCGTCGTCCCCTACAACGGCGGCCGCCCGGACATGACCACCATCCACCGCGGCTCCATGCCCGCCGGCAAGTCGGGGCGGCACATGATCCTGGCCGTCTGGACCGTCAACGACACCCCGATGGCCTTCTACGCCTGCTCCGACGTTCAATTCTGA
- a CDS encoding AMP-binding protein: protein MRTTTAPDAAETVAELVARQWGDHRPGLMYGAGAADSAGPTVLSRHRAAQEAAVRAALLADLLPAGAEPHVGVLLDNTPEFPAWLGAAALAGAAVAGINPTRRGPELARDILHTDCRILVTEPAHLPLLRGLDLPGVRLLVTGTEEYAALLAPYAAAEPGEARVRPGGPRPDTRLLLYFTSGSTGAPKAAVCSQGRLAAAGGSLARHFSVTPDDVHYVCMPLFHGNAVIADWLPALWAGAPVALRRRFSASAFLDDVRAYGATYFTYVGRAVQYLLATEPRPDDRAHRLRLGFGTEAGAVDAARFAERFGVRLVEGYGATEGGASVQRGPGTPEGALGRAAPGDDLAVVDPETGRECPPARLDARGRLLNGEEAIGELVNRGRSAFEGYWRNPDAEAARTRGGWYWTGDLFFRDPEGFLYFAGRTDDRLRVDSENLAAAVIENVLARWEAAAAVAVYAVPDEVAGDQVMAAVALREGAAFAPDAFSAFLAAQPDLGTKMAPRYVRILDELPVTATNKVHRVALRRAGFLGPGPVWHRTGGAYRPLDGEDLAALLAAYEARGRRELLDR from the coding sequence ATGCGGACCACGACAGCACCCGATGCCGCCGAGACCGTCGCGGAACTCGTCGCGCGCCAGTGGGGCGACCACCGGCCGGGACTGATGTACGGGGCCGGCGCGGCCGACAGCGCCGGGCCCACCGTCCTCAGCCGCCACCGGGCCGCCCAGGAGGCCGCCGTACGCGCCGCGCTCCTCGCCGACCTCCTGCCGGCGGGCGCGGAACCGCACGTGGGCGTGCTGCTCGACAACACCCCCGAGTTCCCGGCCTGGCTCGGCGCGGCGGCGCTCGCGGGGGCCGCCGTCGCCGGGATCAACCCCACCCGGCGCGGCCCCGAGCTGGCCCGCGACATCCTGCACACCGACTGCCGGATCCTGGTCACCGAGCCCGCGCACCTCCCCCTCCTGCGCGGCCTCGACCTGCCCGGCGTACGCCTCCTGGTGACCGGCACCGAGGAGTACGCGGCCCTGCTCGCCCCGTACGCCGCCGCGGAGCCCGGCGAGGCCCGGGTACGGCCCGGCGGCCCCCGCCCCGACACCCGGCTGCTCCTCTACTTCACCTCCGGCTCCACCGGCGCCCCCAAGGCGGCCGTCTGCAGCCAGGGCCGCCTCGCCGCCGCCGGGGGATCGCTCGCCCGCCACTTCTCGGTCACCCCGGACGACGTCCACTACGTCTGCATGCCGCTCTTCCACGGCAACGCCGTCATCGCCGACTGGCTGCCCGCCCTCTGGGCCGGCGCCCCGGTCGCGCTGCGCCGCCGCTTCTCGGCCTCCGCGTTCCTGGACGACGTACGGGCCTACGGGGCGACGTACTTCACCTACGTCGGCCGGGCCGTCCAGTACCTGCTGGCCACCGAGCCCCGCCCCGACGACCGCGCACACCGGCTGCGCCTCGGCTTCGGCACCGAGGCGGGGGCGGTGGACGCGGCCCGCTTCGCCGAACGGTTCGGGGTCCGGCTGGTCGAGGGGTACGGGGCCACCGAGGGCGGCGCCTCCGTCCAGCGCGGCCCCGGCACCCCGGAGGGCGCGCTGGGCCGGGCCGCCCCGGGGGACGACCTGGCCGTGGTCGATCCGGAGACGGGCCGCGAGTGCCCGCCGGCCCGGCTGGACGCGCGGGGCCGGCTGCTCAACGGGGAGGAGGCCATCGGCGAGCTCGTCAACCGGGGCCGGAGCGCCTTCGAGGGCTACTGGCGCAATCCCGACGCCGAGGCGGCCCGCACCCGGGGAGGCTGGTACTGGACCGGCGACCTCTTCTTCCGGGATCCCGAGGGCTTCCTCTACTTCGCGGGCCGCACCGACGACCGGCTTCGGGTCGACAGCGAGAACCTGGCCGCCGCCGTGATCGAGAACGTCCTGGCCCGCTGGGAGGCGGCGGCCGCCGTCGCCGTGTACGCGGTCCCGGACGAGGTCGCGGGCGACCAGGTGATGGCCGCCGTGGCCCTGCGGGAGGGCGCGGCCTTCGCCCCTGACGCCTTCAGCGCCTTCCTCGCCGCCCAGCCGGACCTCGGCACGAAGATGGCCCCGCGTTACGTCCGGATCCTCGACGAGCTGCCCGTCACCGCCACGAACAAGGTCCACCGGGTGGCCCTGCGCCGGGCCGGCTTCCTCGGCCCCGGCCCGGTCTGGCACCGGACCGGCGGCGCCTACCGCCCGCTCGACGGGGAGGACCTGGCCGCGCTGCTGGCCGCGTACGAGGCCCGGGGCCGCCGGGAGCTGCTGGACCGCTGA